A genomic window from Silene latifolia isolate original U9 population chromosome Y, ASM4854445v1, whole genome shotgun sequence includes:
- the LOC141633056 gene encoding uncharacterized protein LOC141633056, with product MGKKQMAMRTPPKKNMEGVSFREPMETDEREESDASDDISEDTKNTDEEGGSGDGGLAEVLNKVVKMAAFLGAKKISKEERSTADDLKEKVNRANNNIHRHLTWASC from the exons ATGGGCAAGAAACAAATGGCGATGAGGACACCCCCGAAGAAAAATATGGAAG GGGTTTCATTTAGAGAGCCGATGGAAACAGATGAAAGGGAAGAAAGTGATGCGTCAGACGACATCTCAGAGGATACAAAAAACACTGATGAGGAGGGAGGCAGTGGTGATGGTGGTTTGGCAGAGGTGCTGAATAAAGTGGTGAAAATGGCCGCATTTCTTGGTGCAAAGAAGATAAGCAAGGAAGAGAGGAGCACGGCAGATG ACCTCAAAGAGAAAGTCAACCGAGCTAACAACAACATCCACCGTCATTTAACTTGGGCATCATGCTAG